The Candidatus Methylomirabilota bacterium genome has a window encoding:
- a CDS encoding pitrilysin family protein, with amino-acid sequence MASLDRPETYRKTVLPGGIRVVTESLAHVRSVAVGIWVETGSRVEPVERGGISHLIEHLVFKGTENRSAEDIARAIDSVGGQLDAFTAKEHTCFYVSVLDEHLELATDLLADVLLRSRFAADDIEREKAVVFQEMKMVEDTPDDLVHDLFAARVWPGHPLGRPILGRREVVEGFDRATIVSHFQEEYTPGRVVVAVAGHVEHDQVVDCFARRFEAFARATPPPPPVETPSLQPGIDMHSRPLEQVQVIMGFPGVSDTDPQRYALYLLNDIVGGSMSSRLFQEVRERQGLVYSVHSGTQQYRDTGILYFYAGTDPANFGKVLKAFVREVRALKKDGVTAEELRRAKDHLKGNLLLSLESSSSRMNRLARQELRFGAFHSIDDMLGEIDGVRPEEVEALIHRVLDEEQMALVTLGPVDRRNLPREMTA; translated from the coding sequence GTGGCTTCGCTCGACCGGCCGGAGACGTACCGCAAGACGGTGCTGCCCGGTGGGATCCGCGTCGTCACCGAGTCCCTCGCCCACGTCCGCTCGGTTGCCGTCGGTATCTGGGTGGAGACGGGCTCCCGCGTCGAGCCCGTGGAGCGCGGCGGGATCTCCCACCTGATCGAGCATCTCGTGTTCAAAGGCACCGAGAATCGGTCGGCCGAGGACATCGCCCGCGCCATCGATTCCGTGGGAGGCCAGCTGGACGCCTTCACGGCCAAGGAGCACACGTGCTTCTACGTCAGCGTGCTCGACGAGCACCTCGAGCTGGCCACGGATCTCCTGGCCGACGTGCTGCTGCGGTCCCGCTTTGCGGCGGACGACATCGAGCGCGAGAAGGCGGTGGTGTTCCAGGAGATGAAGATGGTCGAGGACACCCCGGACGATCTGGTCCACGACCTCTTTGCCGCGCGGGTGTGGCCCGGCCATCCCCTGGGGCGGCCCATCCTCGGGCGTCGCGAGGTCGTGGAGGGGTTCGATCGCGCGACCATCGTCAGCCACTTCCAGGAGGAATACACGCCGGGCCGCGTGGTGGTGGCCGTGGCCGGCCATGTGGAGCACGACCAGGTGGTGGACTGCTTCGCGCGCCGCTTCGAGGCCTTCGCCCGCGCGACTCCCCCGCCGCCCCCGGTGGAGACGCCCAGCCTCCAGCCGGGCATCGACATGCACTCCCGCCCTCTCGAGCAGGTGCAGGTGATCATGGGCTTTCCCGGAGTTTCCGATACGGATCCCCAGCGCTACGCGCTCTATCTTCTCAATGACATCGTGGGCGGCAGCATGTCCTCGCGCCTCTTCCAGGAGGTGCGGGAGCGTCAGGGTCTGGTCTACTCCGTCCACTCGGGCACCCAGCAGTACCGGGACACGGGGATCCTCTACTTCTACGCGGGCACGGATCCGGCCAATTTCGGCAAGGTCCTCAAGGCCTTCGTCCGCGAAGTGCGGGCGTTGAAGAAGGACGGCGTCACCGCCGAGGAGCTGCGCCGCGCCAAGGACCATCTCAAGGGCAACCTCCTGCTCTCCCTCGAATCGTCCTCCTCCCGGATGAACCGCCTGGCCCGGCAGGAGCTACGCTTCGGCGCCTTCCACTCGATAGACGACATGCTCGGGGAGATCGACGGCGTGCGACCCGAAGAGGTCGAGGCGCTGATCCACCGTGTGCTCGACGAGGAGCAGATGGCCCTGGTCACCCTCGGTCCCGTGGACAGGCGAAATCTCCCCAGAGAAATGACGGCCTAG
- the pnp gene encoding polyribonucleotide nucleotidyltransferase translates to MTSHTVQTKLNGRAISIETGKVAKQADGAVVVRCGGTIVLSTVVATKAPMESRDRDFLPLTVEYREKAYAGGKIPGGFFKREGRPDEKETLTCRNIDRPVRPLFPKSFRNEIQIINLVISADDENDPDVLAMIGSSAALCLSGLPFAGPLGAVRVALVDGELVGNPTYKQLAASPLEVVIAGTEDAVLMVESGGREISEDQMLEALAFGHEQCKALARIQQDLMAKAAKPRWAFDANAGHDPTLQAKVQQVATPKVAEALAIHQKQARAEAMVAAFEAVWAHLVGVDHVPDEPATKVKAREYFEKVEKVEVRRLIVDKGIRVDGRSVKDVRPIWSEVGYLPRAHGSALFTRGETQALVAATLGTKNDEQKLESFEGDSYRHFMLHYNFPSFSTGEVKRFGTPGRREVGHGALAHRAVEAVLPTKEAFPYTIRIVSEILESNGSSSMATVCGASMALMDAGVPLKAPVAGIAMGLVKEGDKVGILTDIMGSEDHYGDMDFKVAGTDKGITALQMDIKIGGVSVDIMRQALAQAREARLHVLGKMAETIKASRTALSEYAPRFITIRIRPEKIREIIGPGGKVIRGIQEKTGAKIDVEDDGKVTVFSSSSEKAQMAIDIIQDICREAELDRIYLGKVKSIKEFGAFVEIMQGTEGLLHISQIAESRIRAVGDVLTEGDEVLVKVIEIDASGKVRLSRKQALRDQPALADKEKLKIAPTTAGA, encoded by the coding sequence ATGACGAGCCATACCGTACAGACCAAGCTCAACGGCCGCGCCATCTCCATCGAGACCGGCAAGGTGGCCAAGCAGGCCGACGGCGCCGTCGTCGTGCGCTGTGGCGGGACCATCGTGCTGTCCACCGTGGTCGCGACCAAGGCGCCCATGGAGAGCCGCGACCGCGACTTCCTGCCTCTCACCGTGGAGTACCGCGAGAAAGCCTATGCCGGTGGCAAGATTCCCGGCGGCTTCTTCAAGCGCGAGGGCCGGCCGGACGAGAAGGAGACGCTCACGTGCCGGAACATCGACCGACCGGTCCGCCCCCTCTTTCCGAAGAGTTTCCGCAATGAGATCCAGATCATCAACCTGGTGATCTCCGCCGACGACGAGAACGACCCGGATGTGCTGGCCATGATCGGCTCCTCCGCCGCGCTCTGCCTGTCCGGCCTGCCCTTCGCGGGTCCGCTGGGCGCCGTGCGGGTGGCGTTGGTCGATGGCGAGCTGGTGGGGAACCCGACGTACAAGCAGCTGGCCGCCTCCCCGCTCGAGGTCGTCATCGCCGGCACCGAGGACGCGGTGCTCATGGTCGAGTCCGGGGGCCGGGAGATCAGCGAGGACCAGATGCTCGAGGCGCTGGCCTTCGGCCACGAGCAGTGCAAAGCGCTCGCGCGCATCCAGCAGGACCTGATGGCCAAGGCGGCCAAGCCGCGCTGGGCCTTCGACGCTAATGCCGGACACGATCCAACGCTTCAAGCCAAGGTCCAGCAGGTGGCCACTCCCAAGGTGGCCGAGGCGCTTGCCATTCATCAAAAGCAGGCGCGGGCCGAGGCCATGGTGGCCGCCTTCGAGGCCGTATGGGCTCATCTCGTGGGCGTGGACCACGTCCCTGACGAGCCGGCGACGAAAGTGAAGGCGCGCGAGTACTTCGAGAAGGTCGAGAAGGTCGAGGTACGGCGCCTCATCGTGGACAAGGGCATTCGGGTGGACGGCCGGAGCGTGAAGGACGTCCGCCCCATCTGGTCGGAGGTCGGCTATCTGCCTCGCGCCCACGGCTCCGCGCTGTTCACCCGCGGCGAGACCCAGGCCCTGGTGGCGGCAACCCTGGGCACGAAGAACGACGAGCAGAAGCTCGAGTCCTTCGAAGGCGACTCGTATCGCCACTTCATGCTGCACTACAACTTCCCGTCCTTCTCCACGGGCGAGGTGAAGCGGTTCGGCACGCCGGGCCGGCGTGAGGTCGGTCATGGTGCCCTCGCCCACCGCGCCGTCGAGGCCGTGCTGCCGACCAAGGAGGCATTCCCGTACACGATCCGTATCGTGTCCGAGATCCTCGAGTCCAACGGGTCGTCGTCGATGGCCACGGTGTGTGGCGCCTCCATGGCCCTCATGGATGCCGGCGTCCCGCTGAAGGCCCCCGTGGCCGGCATCGCCATGGGACTCGTCAAGGAAGGCGACAAGGTCGGGATCCTCACCGATATCATGGGCAGCGAGGATCACTACGGCGACATGGACTTCAAGGTCGCCGGCACGGACAAGGGAATCACGGCGCTCCAGATGGACATCAAGATCGGCGGCGTCTCGGTGGACATCATGCGCCAGGCCCTCGCCCAGGCCCGCGAGGCCCGCTTGCACGTGCTGGGCAAGATGGCCGAGACCATCAAGGCATCGCGTACCGCGCTGTCGGAGTACGCGCCCAGATTCATCACCATCCGCATCCGCCCGGAGAAGATTCGGGAGATCATCGGCCCCGGCGGCAAGGTCATCCGCGGGATCCAGGAGAAGACGGGCGCCAAGATCGACGTGGAGGACGACGGCAAGGTGACGGTGTTCTCGTCCTCCAGCGAAAAGGCGCAGATGGCCATCGACATCATCCAGGACATCTGCCGCGAGGCGGAGCTGGACCGCATCTACCTCGGCAAGGTGAAGAGCATCAAGGAGTTTGGGGCCTTCGTGGAGATCATGCAGGGTACGGAGGGGCTGCTCCACATCTCCCAGATCGCCGAGTCCCGCATTCGCGCGGTGGGCGACGTGCTCACCGAGGGTGATGAGGTGCTGGTCAAGGTGATCGAGATCGACGCCAGCGGCAAGGTGCGCCTCTCGCGCAAACAGGCGCTGCGCGACCAGCCCGCCCTCGCCGACAAGGAGAAGCTGAAGATAGCACCCACCACCGCCGGCGCGTGA